A genomic stretch from Candidatus Tanganyikabacteria bacterium includes:
- a CDS encoding ferritin-like domain-containing protein: protein MAASDLASVIDTLNRNIALEHSAIVQYLLHAYAMGEGGVGAEVINIARAEMRHLKYFADVVVDLGGDPAVHARAEMFLEADSAAAMMRNGVAAEEGAIREYSAALASLDHPVAQRVIERVILDEQFHRHQFVGFVAEVGDAATAFPVPPPADEAARKATALLDEAVNGEYRGILLAVREYLRSRDFKRRDRFEEVMLWAMKHVGLLADEVSERRAQVALLDLPDIPPVSGAAALDEAIAQEEARAALYSRLATELLEPDLRQLLSNLAGHEAYDLAELRFEAHDLAARALAGAARCPFHAPPPAATVGSLMGRPQP from the coding sequence ATGGCCGCCTCCGACCTCGCCAGCGTCATCGACACCCTGAATCGCAACATCGCCCTCGAGCATTCGGCGATCGTCCAGTACCTCCTGCATGCGTACGCGATGGGCGAGGGCGGCGTCGGCGCGGAGGTCATCAACATCGCCCGCGCCGAGATGCGCCACTTGAAGTACTTCGCCGACGTGGTTGTCGACCTGGGAGGGGATCCGGCCGTGCACGCACGCGCCGAGATGTTCCTGGAAGCCGATTCGGCGGCGGCGATGATGCGAAATGGCGTCGCCGCCGAAGAGGGGGCGATCCGGGAATACTCCGCCGCGCTTGCGAGCCTCGACCATCCGGTGGCGCAAAGGGTCATCGAACGCGTGATCCTCGACGAACAGTTCCACCGCCACCAGTTCGTCGGCTTCGTGGCCGAGGTCGGCGACGCGGCGACCGCATTCCCGGTGCCGCCGCCCGCCGACGAGGCCGCTCGCAAGGCGACCGCCTTGCTCGACGAGGCGGTCAATGGCGAGTACCGCGGCATCCTCCTGGCGGTGCGCGAGTACCTGCGCAGCCGGGATTTCAAGCGCCGCGACCGCTTCGAGGAAGTGATGCTCTGGGCGATGAAGCACGTGGGGCTTCTTGCCGACGAGGTTTCCGAACGCCGGGCGCAGGTCGCCCTGCTCGATCTGCCCGACATTCCCCCGGTATCCGGCGCCGCGGCCCTCGATGAGGCGATCGCCCAGGAGGAGGCGCGGGCGGCCCTGTACTCCCGTCTCGCCACCGAACTGCTCGAACCCGATCTGCGGCAACTCTTGTCCAACCTGGCCGGCCACGAGGCCTACGATCTGGCCGAATTGCGGTTCGAGGCCCACGACCTGGCGGCCCGCGCCCTCGCGGGGGCCGCCAGGTGCCCGTTCCACGCGCCGCCGCCCGCGGCCACGGTCGGGAGCCTCATGGGCCGGCCGCAGCCGTAG
- a CDS encoding site-specific DNA-methyltransferase: MAEGRVIQGEALAVAGSLAPGSIDLVYLDPPFASGRTHAAPSRDGADGMRAFSDRWEDGLEGYLAWFVPVLAAVREILRPTGSLYVHLDWRACHYVKVELDRLFGRECFLNHIVWLYGLGGSSPRYWPRKHDDILWYSREPDGHWFRPAMIPATSARMRGQEKKAPDYWDIPALNNMARERVGYPTQKPEALLERIIASSCPPGGTVADLFAGSGTTAAVAARLGRRFVVSDASPQAIEAIMARLAGTSAKVTMPS; encoded by the coding sequence ATGGCCGAGGGACGGGTCATCCAGGGCGAAGCTCTGGCGGTCGCCGGATCGCTGGCACCCGGCAGCATCGACCTGGTGTACCTCGATCCGCCCTTCGCCTCCGGGCGCACCCATGCCGCGCCCTCGCGCGACGGGGCAGATGGCATGCGCGCCTTCTCCGACCGCTGGGAGGATGGCCTGGAAGGCTACCTGGCCTGGTTCGTGCCCGTCCTCGCGGCCGTCCGCGAGATCCTGCGGCCCACCGGCAGCCTCTACGTCCATCTCGATTGGCGCGCCTGCCACTACGTCAAGGTCGAACTGGATCGCCTCTTCGGTCGCGAGTGCTTCCTGAACCACATCGTCTGGCTCTATGGCCTGGGCGGCTCCAGCCCGCGCTACTGGCCGCGCAAGCACGACGACATCCTGTGGTACTCCCGCGAACCGGACGGCCACTGGTTCCGGCCGGCCATGATCCCGGCGACCTCGGCACGCATGCGCGGCCAGGAGAAGAAGGCGCCCGACTACTGGGACATCCCGGCGCTCAACAACATGGCGCGCGAGCGCGTGGGTTATCCCACCCAGAAGCCCGAGGCCCTGCTCGAGCGCATCATCGCCAGCTCCTGCCCCCCCGGCGGGACCGTCGCCGACCTTTTCGCCGGCAGCGGCACCACCGCCGCCGTGGCGGCGCGCCTGGGAAGGCGTTTCGTGGTGTCGGACGCGTCGCCGCAGGCGATCGAGGCCATCATGGCCCGTCTCGCGGGGACGTCTGCTAAAGTGACCATGCCAAGCTGA
- a CDS encoding transglycosylase SLT domain-containing protein produces MARRGGRRPGARARALTTGRNRRGSSPRGVRGWIDQAIDILARRGVPKSKLDPGAIATIIKHESGGNPRATNNWDSNAARGTPSKGLMQTIDPTFNQYKLKGHGDVWNPVDNIIAGVRYALARYGSLAKVPGVAALARGGRYQGY; encoded by the coding sequence ATGGCACGCAGGGGCGGTCGGCGGCCGGGCGCCCGGGCGCGTGCCCTCACCACCGGGAGGAACCGGCGCGGGTCTTCGCCCCGCGGTGTACGCGGCTGGATCGATCAGGCGATCGACATCCTCGCGCGGCGCGGCGTCCCGAAGTCGAAGCTGGATCCCGGCGCCATCGCGACCATCATCAAGCACGAGTCCGGCGGCAACCCGCGCGCCACCAACAACTGGGATTCCAACGCCGCCAGGGGCACGCCCTCCAAGGGCCTCATGCAGACGATCGATCCGACCTTCAACCAGTACAAGCTGAAGGGCCACGGCGACGTCTGGAACCCCGTGGACAACATCATCGCGGGCGTTCGGTACGCCCTGGCGCGCTACGGCTCGCTGGCCAAGGTCCCCGGCGTCGCCGCGCTTGCGCGCGGCGGCCGCTACCAGGGGTATTGA